TCCACCCCGCCGAGCAGCTCCAGGGCCGCGTTGTGGAAGAGCTCGGCGGTGGCTCCCTTGCGGGCGGGGTGCTGGACGACGAGGACGGCGACGTCGTCATCGTGCTCCGCGGTGATGCCGAGGGAGCGGAGCAGCCGGTCGCAGACGACCTGCGGGGTTCCGGTGGCACCGGAGAGCGCGCGCTCCAGGGCGGCGACGCCCTCGTCGATGTCCTCCCGGCGCCGTTCGACCAGGCCGTCGGTGTAGAGGACGGCGGTGGAACCGGGCGGCAGGGCGATGGTGCCGGAGGTGTGGAGCCAGCCGCCGGTGCCGAGCGGGGGCCCGGTGGGGTCCTCGGCGCGGCGGACGGTGCCGTCCTCGTCGCGGACGAGGATCGGGAGGTGGCCGGCGGAGGCGTAGACGAGCTTGCCCTCGTTGGGGTCGTGGACGGCGTAGACGCAGGTGGCGATCTGGCTGGCGTCGATCTCGGCGGCGAGGCCGTCGAGGAGCTGGAGCACCTCGTGCGGGGGCAGGTCGAGGCGGGCGTAGGCGCGGACGGCGGTGCGCAGCTGGCCCATGACGGCGGCGGCGCGGACGCCGCGGCCCATGACGTCTCCGATGACGAGGGCGGTGCGGCCGGCGCCGAGGGTGATGACGTCGTACCAGTCGCCGCCGACGGCGGCGTCGGCGACGCCGGGCTGGTAGGTGGCGGCGATGCGCAGGTCGTCGGGCTGCTCCAGCTCCTGCGGGAGCAGGGAGCGCTGGAGGGTGACGGCGGTCTCGCGGTGGCGGCGCTCGCTGGCGCGGAGCCGCTCGGCGGCCTCGGCGTGGTCGGTCACGTCGGCGGCGTGGACGAGGACGCCGCCGTCGGGGAGCCGCGGGCTCTCGACGGGCAGGCAGGTGACGGTGTAGGAGCCGCCGTCGTGGGTGCGGCGGCTCTTGACCGTGCGGGGCTTGCCGCTGCGCAGGACCTGGTCCATGAGGGGGATCAGGCCGAGCTCCTCCGCCTCGGGGCAGGTGTCGGCGACGGTGGCGCCGGCGGGGCGGGGGCCGAAGGCGGCGGCGTACGCGTCGTTGACGTACGCGATGCGGTGCTCCGGGCCGTAGGCGAGCGCGACGAGGCCGGGGA
The DNA window shown above is from Streptomyces showdoensis and carries:
- a CDS encoding ATP-binding SpoIIE family protein phosphatase, with the translated sequence MNFTRWSARLPGTQRRAARGTEGSVPAARGEYGPQMEHPAADAPGAESVDAAEVPALEDFTVREIVGRLPGLVALAYGPEHRIAYVNDAYAAAFGPRPAGATVADTCPEAEELGLIPLMDQVLRSGKPRTVKSRRTHDGGSYTVTCLPVESPRLPDGGVLVHAADVTDHAEAAERLRASERRHRETAVTLQRSLLPQELEQPDDLRIAATYQPGVADAAVGGDWYDVITLGAGRTALVIGDVMGRGVRAAAVMGQLRTAVRAYARLDLPPHEVLQLLDGLAAEIDASQIATCVYAVHDPNEGKLVYASAGHLPILVRDEDGTVRRAEDPTGPPLGTGGWLHTSGTIALPPGSTAVLYTDGLVERRREDIDEGVAALERALSGATGTPQVVCDRLLRSLGITAEHDDDVAVLVVQHPARKGATAELFHNAALELLGGVEAAPRARAFASGVLASWRFPVELCDLGVLATSELVANSLQHGTPPMRLRLRRTDRRLIIEVTDGDDHLPRRRRAETEDEAGRGISIIATIASSWGSRRTPGGGKAVWCEFALPDPPS